In the genome of Vicia villosa cultivar HV-30 ecotype Madison, WI linkage group LG7, Vvil1.0, whole genome shotgun sequence, one region contains:
- the LOC131618451 gene encoding repetitive proline-rich cell wall protein 1-like encodes MRKAFCVPLLLLVTLFYATSVVARNDPSGNEVNTEVKHANEEVTKPSLKGPNEDEKFKGLFHLKHKLKGYFHKKPIYYKPIPKYIPTYKPFHKPIIGEKPIPSVVEPEAFLKHKHYFFKKPIVPIVKPVYVPIYKPVPKVIPIYKPIPKVIPIYKPIPKVIPIVKPIH; translated from the exons ATGAGAAAGGCTTTCTGTGTTCCTTTGTTGCTTCTAGTAACATTATTTTATGCTACTTCTGTTGTAGCAAGAAATGATCCCTCAG GGAATGAAGTGAACACAGAAGTGAAGCATGCAAATGAAGAGGTGACAAAGCCAAGCCTGAAAGGACCAAATGAAGATGAAAAATTCAAAGGACTTTTTCACCTAAAACACAAACTCAAAGGATATTTTCACAAGAAACCAATTTATTATAAGCCTATACCAAAATACATTCCAACCTATAAGCCATTCCACAAaccaatcataggtgaaaaaccTATCCCTTCTGTTGTTGAGCCAGAGGCATTTCTTAAGCATAAGCACTATTTCTTCAAGAAGCCTATTGTTCCCATTGTTAAGCCTGTTTATGTTCCAATTTACAAGCCTGTTCCAAAGGTCATTCCAATATACAAGCCTATTCCAAAGGTTATTCCAATTTACAAACCTATTCCAAAGGTGATTCCAATTGTTAAGCCAATTCATTAA